Proteins encoded by one window of Arachis ipaensis cultivar K30076 chromosome B04, Araip1.1, whole genome shotgun sequence:
- the LOC107635651 gene encoding uncharacterized protein LOC107635651 isoform X2 — protein sequence MPKRFSSNHTFILPMTKNRGSISKGVGSMPLGQGSRTKYFKPVNKNVMIREHVRDQGVVSNDSKLQDLRHQIALRESELRLKAALQTKEAASIVGRDHNVSNLKNDIARKYTPPSSEALEPREPDRKRLKLGTSAVGSQQEVPVSKSILPSKDSARQNCYHQERHHVGHSQNEIPLCRGKPTIVTSEKQPDKHTDNSLHNMPFRPREGDVSYGVNQIEKSIRPIDPCIAPNQSAVPENMNSNSMPKNLVAPSGASLLSHKDNAHVSEHNNMDLDSIFGMEELIDKELEEAQEHRHKCEIEERNALKIYLKAQRALLEANARCTNLYRKRELCSANLRSLILNNPSFSWSSGQHQDLDSGPDYLTRHGYEIPTSSCQRPAEYNDNNNPSFDSNIQGMNLVAGANLGPEPCGEPDASTSEPLPQMGNNAENGIYSPSDELDTSGNENGEISPAGNVSSNLDAEYNKEQDSNGKLMDIDTTSNANFSTDCPQDSLLLEATLRSQLFARLGTKGMKTSIPSNNTVAAAEHGPENEVGSQRNQEHHGVVVQSGVDDNDLQGIERQERSIHLDSTEIQSEQNSGGNSLESNGSGGSGGQGHMPCQGHHSTNDMTFPPLIFRSAFRELREISPFYPNQFQNKNDFIHTNDSENRRITCLGYDEMKWSNLLEVSVPVTVGNLLSEESSYSCSSAVDPFWPLCMYELRGKCNNDECPWQHVKDYDDGNLHQEQHINSNNPGRLPLHQQNCNGVTKVPNGHKATVLPTYLVGLDVLKADQFAYKAVMAHRSSQYWQKHFSFTLATSNMLRNGIPADAPLLHGGDERIEVHDPWNNYLSSFQWRTGARNQIKQAMADSEQAVEMAALILNQETNKLHGVRKALSILSKALETDPKSLVLWIVYLLIYYGNFNPDEKNDMFFYAVKHCEGCYVLWLMYINSQRKLDDRLAAYDAALSELCQHASAAVEDRAHESACILDLFLQMLDCLCMSGNIEKAIHRSYGIIPTTTKSDEPNHLSLSDILNCLTISDKCVFWVCCVYLVIYRKLPDAVVLKFECEKDLLDIEWPFIRLSEDDKEMAIKLVETAVESVDSHLCSESVKSDANLRAAQLFALNHIRCMVALDNLESSRDLFDKYMKLYPSCIELVLLLARIQKQESNVANFTGFEEAISIWPNEVPGISCIWNQYVENALQNQRIDFAKEIISRWFHSVWKVQELSNGETDASSHGNSCGSLGLNSKPASDTLISDHKSMDMMFGFLNLSLYYFFQNDATEACLAVDKAKNIAAFGGLEHSMRKHVMFLLCDALSLKEDGPNDAIKKILEVYMDPTTQALLVPKVLTRKFFDSIKKPRVQHLINNILTPVSFDCALLNFIAQSWFGSSHLPRMVSDPKYLVDFVEAIMEVVPSNFQLAIIVCKLLSNSHNNSDVSSASLWFWACSNLVNAILSSVPIPPEYVWVKAGGFLQNPVGIEAVSQRFFGRALSVYPYSIELWKCFYKLNKTIGVANDVVEAAKERGISIELD from the exons ATGCCCAAGAGATTCTCTTCTAATCACACATTTATATTACCAATGACCAAAAACCGCGGTTCCATTTCTAAAGGTGTTGGATCCATGCCACTGGGACAGGGATCACGGACTAAATACTTCAAGCCTGTGAATAAAAATGTAATGATTCGAGAGCATGTACGTGATCAAGGAGTGGTATCAAATGACAGTAAACTCCAGGATTTGCGGCATCAAATTGCACTCCGTGAAAGTGAACTTAGGTTGAAGGCAGCCCTACAAACTAAGGAAGCTGCTTCAATTGTAGGTAGGGATCATAATGTATCAAATCTGAAGAATGACATAGCTAGAAAATATACTCCACCTTCCTCAGAGGCTTTGGAGCCAAGGGAACCGGATAGGAAACGCTTGAAACTTGGCACATCGGCTGTTGGTAGTCAGCAAGAAGTTCCTGTTTCAAAATCCATATTACCATCCAAAGATTCTGCACGGCAAAATTGTTATCATCAGGAGAGACACCATGTTGGTCATAGTCAAAATGAAATTCCATTATGTAGAGGAAAGCCAACAATAGTGACATCAGAGAAGCAACCTGACAAACATACTGATAATTCCTTACATAATATGCCTTTTAGACCAAGAGAAG GTGATGTTAGTTATGGTGTCAATCAGATTGAAAAGAGTATTAGGCCTATTGACCCTTGTATTGCTCCCAACCAGAGTGCAGTGCCAGAAAATATGAACTCCAATAGCATGCCAAAGAATTTA GTAGCCCCAAGCGGTGCATCTCTTTTGAGCCACAAGGATAATGCACATGTCTCTGAGCATAACAACATGGATTTAGATTCAATTTTTGGAATGGAAGAATTGATAGATAAAGAATTGGAGGAAGCACAGGAACATCGGCACAAAtgtgaaattgaagaaagaaatGCACTTAAAATTTATCTTAAAGCTCAAAGAGCTTTGCTTGAGGCTAATGCTCGATGCACCAATCTTTACCGTAAAAGGGAATTGTGTTCAGCTAATCTACgatctttaattttaaataatccCAGCTTCTCTTGGTCTTCAGGGCAACACCAGGATCTGGATTCAGGGCCAGATTACTTAACCAGGCATGGATATGAAATACCCACATCAAGCTGTCAGAGGCCTGCTgaatataatgataataataatccAAGTTTTGACTCTAATATTCAAGGTATGAACCTTGTGGCAGGAGCAAATTTAGGACCTGAACCTTGTGGTGAACCAGATGCTAGTACGTCAGAGCCTTTACCTCAAATGGGTAATAATGCCGAAAATGGAATTTATTCTCCTTCTGATGAATTGGACACATCTGGTAATGAAAATGGAGAGATTTCACCAGCTGGAAATGTGTCAAGTAATCTTGATGCTGAATATAATAAAGAACAGGACTCTAATGGCAAATTGATGGACATAGATACTACATCAAATGCAAACTTTTCTACTGATTGTCCTCAGGATTCTTTGCTTCTCGAAGCAACATTGAGGTCTCAATTATTTGCACGTTTAGGGACTAAAGGTATGAAGACTAGCATTCCATCTAACAACACAGTGGCAGCTGCTGAACATGGGCCTGAAAATGAGGTTGGAAGCCAGAGAAATCAAGAACATCATGGTGTTGTAGTACAATCTGGGGTGGATGATAATGATCTCCAAG GCATTGAGAGGCAAGAAAGGAGTATCCATCTGGATTCCACTGAGATTCAAAGTGAGCAAAACAGCGGTGGAAATTCTTTGGAGTCAAATGGTAGTGGTGGTTCAGGAGGTCAAGGACATATGCCTTGTCAAGGCCACCATTCAACAAATGATATGACCTTCCCACCTTTGATTTTTAGGAGTGCATTTCGTGAGCTGAGAGAAATATCTCCATTCTATCCTAATCAATTCCAGAACAAAAATGATTTTATTCACACTAATGATAGTGAAAATAGGCGTATTACATGCCTCGGTTATGATGAAATGAAGTGGAGCAATTTGTTAGAAGTCTCAGTGCCTGTCACTGTTGGGAATTTACTCTCAGAAGAAAGCTCTTATAGCTGCAGTTCTGCAGTTGATCCATTTTGGCCACTTTGCATGTATGAACTTCGTGGAAAATGCAACAATGACGAGTGTCCTTGGCAGCATGTTAAGGACTATGATGATGGAAACCTTCATCAGGAGCAACACATTAATTCCAATAATCCAG GTAGATTACCATTGCATCAACAAAACTGTAATGGTGTGACAAAAGTTCCAAATGGTCACAAAGCTACAGTCCTGCCAACTTATCTTGTTGGCTTAGATGTTCTGAAAGCAGATCAATTTGCCTATAAAGCTGTTATGGCGCATAGAAGTTCCCAATACTGGCAGAAGCATTTCAGTTTTACTTTGGCTACTTCGAATATGCTACGGAATGGTATACCTGCTGATGCTCCATTATTGCATGGTGGTGATGAACGAATAGAGGTCCATGACCCTTGGAACAACTATTTATCATCTTTTCAGTGGAGAACTGGAGCCCGG AATCAAATTAAGCAGGCCATGGCTGATAGTGAACAAGCTGTTGAGATGGCTGCTCTTATTCTAAACCAGGAAACTAATAAATTGCATGGTGTAAGAAAG GCTCTGTCTATACTATCAAAAGCGCTGGAAACTGATCCAAAATCTTTGGTTCTGTGGATTGTTTATCTGCTCATTTACTATGGAAATTTCAACCCAGATGAAAAGAATGACATGTTCTTCTATGCG GTCAAACACTGTGAAGGATGTTATGTACTATGGCTCATGTACATTAACAGTCAGAGGAAGCTTGATGATCGGCTTGCTGCCTATGATGCTGCTCTGTCAGAGCTCTGTCAGCATGCTTCTGCTGCTGTGGAGGATAGAGCACATGAAAGTGCATGCATCTTAGACCTGTTTTTGCAAATGTTGGATTGCTTATGCATGTCAGGAAATATTGAGAAAGCCATTCACAGAAGTTATGGAATAATCCCTACTACAACTAAATCTGATGAGCCTAATCATCTGTCACTCTCAGATATACTCAATTGTTTAACAATTTCTGACAAATGTGTATTCTGGGTTTGTTGTGTTTACTTAGTTATTTACAGGAAACTGCCTGATGCTGTAGTACTGAAGTTCGAATGTGAGAAGGATCTCCTTGATATTGAATGGCCCTTTATCCGTTTATCTGAAGATGATAAGGAGATGGCTATTAAACTTGTGGAAACTGCTGTTGAGTCCGTTGATTCCCATCTCTGTAGTGAATCAGTCAAAAGTGATGCTAATCTCAGGGCTGCTCAACTTTTTGCTCTTAATCATATTAGATGTATGGTTGCACTTGATAACCTTGAATCCTCAAGAGATTTGTTTGATAAATACATGAAGTTGTACCCTTCCTGCATAGAACTGGTTCTGCTATTGGCTCGTATACAGAAACAGGAGAGCAATGTTGCCAATTTCACAGGTTTTGAGGAAGCCATTAGCATATGGCCAAATGAAGTTCCTGGAATCAGTTGCATCTGGAATCAGTATGTTGAAAATGCTCtccaaaatcaaagaattgatttTGCAAAAGAAATTATATCCCGTTGGTTCCACTCTGTCTGGAAAGTTCAGGAACTCTCAAATGGAGAAACGGATGCCAGCAGTCATGGCAATTCTTGTGGCTCTTTGGGATTGAATTCAAAACCTGCTTCAGATACATTGATTTCTGATCACAAAAGTATGGATATGATGTTTGGATTTCTTAATCTGTCACTCTATTATTTTTTTCAGAATGATGCGACAGAAGCATGCCTAGCAGTTGATAAAGCTAAGAATATTGCGGCTTTTGGAGGCCTAGAACACAGCATGAGAAAACATGTGATGTTTCTGCTTTGTGATGCATTGAGCTTAAAGGAGGATGGTCCTAATGATGCTATAAAGAAGATTTTAGAGGTTTATATGGATCCTACGACTCAGGCACTTCTAGTCCCTAAAGTGTTAACAAGGAAATTTTTTGACAGCATCAAGAAGCCAAGAGTGCAGCATCTAATAAACAATATACTAACTCCAGTTTCATTTGATTGCGCTCTGCTAAATTTTATTGCTCAATCGTGGTTTGGTTCATCTCATTTACCCCGAATGGTCAGTGACCCAAAATACCTGGTTGATTTTGTTGAAGCCATTATGGAGGTAGTTCCATCCAACTTTCAATTAGCAATTATTGTCTGCAAGCTATTAAGCAACAGTCACAATAATTCTGATGTAAGTTCAGCCAGTCTGTGGTTTTGGGCTTGTTCGAACCTTGTAAATGCAATTTTGAGTTCCGTCCCAATACCACCAGAATATGTTTGGGTCAAAGCTGGGGGTTTCTTACAGAATCCCGTGGGCATTGAGGCAGTCTCTCAAAGATTTTTTGGAAGGGCGCTCTCAGTCTATCCATATTCTATTGAGTTGTGGAAATGTTTCTATAAGCTAAACAAGACCATTGGAGTAGCAAATGATGTTGTGGAAGCAGCAAAAGAAAGGGGTATTAGTATTGAACTTGATTGA
- the LOC107635651 gene encoding uncharacterized protein LOC107635651 isoform X1, which translates to MEHTTLQLAATTTTTTTTTTSAPSQPPPEPPPNATVSSHRVREEGELFSSDDDDENRDTAAVLPIPDSSVVQSIHESSVVQSTYESSVVQSIHESSVVQSIPDVQTIRTAQTTSTVQSTIVAQTIPAIKTASARESGAAPLVQKSIQGVQGGSNNLLLQTNKQSTSQKSLVKNQLPPKSPPWTGPVGNDKNLVISFSDDDSGSDLDTKGNATKLDSHVKRPSSSLVKSNKLQLQQNGRGVQKAMPKRFSSNHTFILPMTKNRGSISKGVGSMPLGQGSRTKYFKPVNKNVMIREHVRDQGVVSNDSKLQDLRHQIALRESELRLKAALQTKEAASIVGRDHNVSNLKNDIARKYTPPSSEALEPREPDRKRLKLGTSAVGSQQEVPVSKSILPSKDSARQNCYHQERHHVGHSQNEIPLCRGKPTIVTSEKQPDKHTDNSLHNMPFRPREGDVSYGVNQIEKSIRPIDPCIAPNQSAVPENMNSNSMPKNLVAPSGASLLSHKDNAHVSEHNNMDLDSIFGMEELIDKELEEAQEHRHKCEIEERNALKIYLKAQRALLEANARCTNLYRKRELCSANLRSLILNNPSFSWSSGQHQDLDSGPDYLTRHGYEIPTSSCQRPAEYNDNNNPSFDSNIQGMNLVAGANLGPEPCGEPDASTSEPLPQMGNNAENGIYSPSDELDTSGNENGEISPAGNVSSNLDAEYNKEQDSNGKLMDIDTTSNANFSTDCPQDSLLLEATLRSQLFARLGTKGMKTSIPSNNTVAAAEHGPENEVGSQRNQEHHGVVVQSGVDDNDLQGIERQERSIHLDSTEIQSEQNSGGNSLESNGSGGSGGQGHMPCQGHHSTNDMTFPPLIFRSAFRELREISPFYPNQFQNKNDFIHTNDSENRRITCLGYDEMKWSNLLEVSVPVTVGNLLSEESSYSCSSAVDPFWPLCMYELRGKCNNDECPWQHVKDYDDGNLHQEQHINSNNPGRLPLHQQNCNGVTKVPNGHKATVLPTYLVGLDVLKADQFAYKAVMAHRSSQYWQKHFSFTLATSNMLRNGIPADAPLLHGGDERIEVHDPWNNYLSSFQWRTGARNQIKQAMADSEQAVEMAALILNQETNKLHGVRKALSILSKALETDPKSLVLWIVYLLIYYGNFNPDEKNDMFFYAVKHCEGCYVLWLMYINSQRKLDDRLAAYDAALSELCQHASAAVEDRAHESACILDLFLQMLDCLCMSGNIEKAIHRSYGIIPTTTKSDEPNHLSLSDILNCLTISDKCVFWVCCVYLVIYRKLPDAVVLKFECEKDLLDIEWPFIRLSEDDKEMAIKLVETAVESVDSHLCSESVKSDANLRAAQLFALNHIRCMVALDNLESSRDLFDKYMKLYPSCIELVLLLARIQKQESNVANFTGFEEAISIWPNEVPGISCIWNQYVENALQNQRIDFAKEIISRWFHSVWKVQELSNGETDASSHGNSCGSLGLNSKPASDTLISDHKSMDMMFGFLNLSLYYFFQNDATEACLAVDKAKNIAAFGGLEHSMRKHVMFLLCDALSLKEDGPNDAIKKILEVYMDPTTQALLVPKVLTRKFFDSIKKPRVQHLINNILTPVSFDCALLNFIAQSWFGSSHLPRMVSDPKYLVDFVEAIMEVVPSNFQLAIIVCKLLSNSHNNSDVSSASLWFWACSNLVNAILSSVPIPPEYVWVKAGGFLQNPVGIEAVSQRFFGRALSVYPYSIELWKCFYKLNKTIGVANDVVEAAKERGISIELD; encoded by the exons ATGGAACACACCACTCTTCAGCTcgcagccaccaccaccaccaccaccaccaccacaacctCCGCGCCCTCCCAGCCTCCTCCCGAACCCCCTCCCAACGCCACCGTTTCTTCTCACAGAGTCAGAGAAGAAGGCGAGCTATTTTCTTCCGACGACGATGAC GAAAACCGTGATACTGCTGCTGTTCTACCCATCCCCGATAGCTCTGTTGTTCAGTCCATTCATGAGAGCTCTGTTGTTCAGTCAACTTATGAGAGCTCTGTTGTTCAGTCCATTCATGAAAGCTCTGTTGTTCAGTCCATCCCTGATGTTCAAACTATCCGTACTGCTCAAACTACCAGTACTGTTCAGTCCACCATTGTTGCACAAACCATCCCTGCCATTAAAACTGCCTCTGCCAGAGAGTCTGGCGCAGCTCCATTGGTGCAAAAGAGTATCCAGGGCGTTCAGGGTG GCTCCAACAATCTACTATTACAGACAAACAAACAATCAACTTCACAGAAGAGCTTGGTAAAGAATCAATTACCCCCCAAATCTCCTCCATGGACCGGTCCTGTAGGCAATGATAAAAATCTCGTGATAAGCTTTTCTGATGATGACAGTGGTAGTGACCTTGACACTAAAGGTAATGCTACCAAGTTGGATAGCCATGTAAAGCGTCCAAGCTCATCCTTGGTGAAATCAAACAAATTACAGTTACAGCAAAATGGTAGAGGTGTGCAGAAGGCAATGCCCAAGAGATTCTCTTCTAATCACACATTTATATTACCAATGACCAAAAACCGCGGTTCCATTTCTAAAGGTGTTGGATCCATGCCACTGGGACAGGGATCACGGACTAAATACTTCAAGCCTGTGAATAAAAATGTAATGATTCGAGAGCATGTACGTGATCAAGGAGTGGTATCAAATGACAGTAAACTCCAGGATTTGCGGCATCAAATTGCACTCCGTGAAAGTGAACTTAGGTTGAAGGCAGCCCTACAAACTAAGGAAGCTGCTTCAATTGTAGGTAGGGATCATAATGTATCAAATCTGAAGAATGACATAGCTAGAAAATATACTCCACCTTCCTCAGAGGCTTTGGAGCCAAGGGAACCGGATAGGAAACGCTTGAAACTTGGCACATCGGCTGTTGGTAGTCAGCAAGAAGTTCCTGTTTCAAAATCCATATTACCATCCAAAGATTCTGCACGGCAAAATTGTTATCATCAGGAGAGACACCATGTTGGTCATAGTCAAAATGAAATTCCATTATGTAGAGGAAAGCCAACAATAGTGACATCAGAGAAGCAACCTGACAAACATACTGATAATTCCTTACATAATATGCCTTTTAGACCAAGAGAAG GTGATGTTAGTTATGGTGTCAATCAGATTGAAAAGAGTATTAGGCCTATTGACCCTTGTATTGCTCCCAACCAGAGTGCAGTGCCAGAAAATATGAACTCCAATAGCATGCCAAAGAATTTA GTAGCCCCAAGCGGTGCATCTCTTTTGAGCCACAAGGATAATGCACATGTCTCTGAGCATAACAACATGGATTTAGATTCAATTTTTGGAATGGAAGAATTGATAGATAAAGAATTGGAGGAAGCACAGGAACATCGGCACAAAtgtgaaattgaagaaagaaatGCACTTAAAATTTATCTTAAAGCTCAAAGAGCTTTGCTTGAGGCTAATGCTCGATGCACCAATCTTTACCGTAAAAGGGAATTGTGTTCAGCTAATCTACgatctttaattttaaataatccCAGCTTCTCTTGGTCTTCAGGGCAACACCAGGATCTGGATTCAGGGCCAGATTACTTAACCAGGCATGGATATGAAATACCCACATCAAGCTGTCAGAGGCCTGCTgaatataatgataataataatccAAGTTTTGACTCTAATATTCAAGGTATGAACCTTGTGGCAGGAGCAAATTTAGGACCTGAACCTTGTGGTGAACCAGATGCTAGTACGTCAGAGCCTTTACCTCAAATGGGTAATAATGCCGAAAATGGAATTTATTCTCCTTCTGATGAATTGGACACATCTGGTAATGAAAATGGAGAGATTTCACCAGCTGGAAATGTGTCAAGTAATCTTGATGCTGAATATAATAAAGAACAGGACTCTAATGGCAAATTGATGGACATAGATACTACATCAAATGCAAACTTTTCTACTGATTGTCCTCAGGATTCTTTGCTTCTCGAAGCAACATTGAGGTCTCAATTATTTGCACGTTTAGGGACTAAAGGTATGAAGACTAGCATTCCATCTAACAACACAGTGGCAGCTGCTGAACATGGGCCTGAAAATGAGGTTGGAAGCCAGAGAAATCAAGAACATCATGGTGTTGTAGTACAATCTGGGGTGGATGATAATGATCTCCAAG GCATTGAGAGGCAAGAAAGGAGTATCCATCTGGATTCCACTGAGATTCAAAGTGAGCAAAACAGCGGTGGAAATTCTTTGGAGTCAAATGGTAGTGGTGGTTCAGGAGGTCAAGGACATATGCCTTGTCAAGGCCACCATTCAACAAATGATATGACCTTCCCACCTTTGATTTTTAGGAGTGCATTTCGTGAGCTGAGAGAAATATCTCCATTCTATCCTAATCAATTCCAGAACAAAAATGATTTTATTCACACTAATGATAGTGAAAATAGGCGTATTACATGCCTCGGTTATGATGAAATGAAGTGGAGCAATTTGTTAGAAGTCTCAGTGCCTGTCACTGTTGGGAATTTACTCTCAGAAGAAAGCTCTTATAGCTGCAGTTCTGCAGTTGATCCATTTTGGCCACTTTGCATGTATGAACTTCGTGGAAAATGCAACAATGACGAGTGTCCTTGGCAGCATGTTAAGGACTATGATGATGGAAACCTTCATCAGGAGCAACACATTAATTCCAATAATCCAG GTAGATTACCATTGCATCAACAAAACTGTAATGGTGTGACAAAAGTTCCAAATGGTCACAAAGCTACAGTCCTGCCAACTTATCTTGTTGGCTTAGATGTTCTGAAAGCAGATCAATTTGCCTATAAAGCTGTTATGGCGCATAGAAGTTCCCAATACTGGCAGAAGCATTTCAGTTTTACTTTGGCTACTTCGAATATGCTACGGAATGGTATACCTGCTGATGCTCCATTATTGCATGGTGGTGATGAACGAATAGAGGTCCATGACCCTTGGAACAACTATTTATCATCTTTTCAGTGGAGAACTGGAGCCCGG AATCAAATTAAGCAGGCCATGGCTGATAGTGAACAAGCTGTTGAGATGGCTGCTCTTATTCTAAACCAGGAAACTAATAAATTGCATGGTGTAAGAAAG GCTCTGTCTATACTATCAAAAGCGCTGGAAACTGATCCAAAATCTTTGGTTCTGTGGATTGTTTATCTGCTCATTTACTATGGAAATTTCAACCCAGATGAAAAGAATGACATGTTCTTCTATGCG GTCAAACACTGTGAAGGATGTTATGTACTATGGCTCATGTACATTAACAGTCAGAGGAAGCTTGATGATCGGCTTGCTGCCTATGATGCTGCTCTGTCAGAGCTCTGTCAGCATGCTTCTGCTGCTGTGGAGGATAGAGCACATGAAAGTGCATGCATCTTAGACCTGTTTTTGCAAATGTTGGATTGCTTATGCATGTCAGGAAATATTGAGAAAGCCATTCACAGAAGTTATGGAATAATCCCTACTACAACTAAATCTGATGAGCCTAATCATCTGTCACTCTCAGATATACTCAATTGTTTAACAATTTCTGACAAATGTGTATTCTGGGTTTGTTGTGTTTACTTAGTTATTTACAGGAAACTGCCTGATGCTGTAGTACTGAAGTTCGAATGTGAGAAGGATCTCCTTGATATTGAATGGCCCTTTATCCGTTTATCTGAAGATGATAAGGAGATGGCTATTAAACTTGTGGAAACTGCTGTTGAGTCCGTTGATTCCCATCTCTGTAGTGAATCAGTCAAAAGTGATGCTAATCTCAGGGCTGCTCAACTTTTTGCTCTTAATCATATTAGATGTATGGTTGCACTTGATAACCTTGAATCCTCAAGAGATTTGTTTGATAAATACATGAAGTTGTACCCTTCCTGCATAGAACTGGTTCTGCTATTGGCTCGTATACAGAAACAGGAGAGCAATGTTGCCAATTTCACAGGTTTTGAGGAAGCCATTAGCATATGGCCAAATGAAGTTCCTGGAATCAGTTGCATCTGGAATCAGTATGTTGAAAATGCTCtccaaaatcaaagaattgatttTGCAAAAGAAATTATATCCCGTTGGTTCCACTCTGTCTGGAAAGTTCAGGAACTCTCAAATGGAGAAACGGATGCCAGCAGTCATGGCAATTCTTGTGGCTCTTTGGGATTGAATTCAAAACCTGCTTCAGATACATTGATTTCTGATCACAAAAGTATGGATATGATGTTTGGATTTCTTAATCTGTCACTCTATTATTTTTTTCAGAATGATGCGACAGAAGCATGCCTAGCAGTTGATAAAGCTAAGAATATTGCGGCTTTTGGAGGCCTAGAACACAGCATGAGAAAACATGTGATGTTTCTGCTTTGTGATGCATTGAGCTTAAAGGAGGATGGTCCTAATGATGCTATAAAGAAGATTTTAGAGGTTTATATGGATCCTACGACTCAGGCACTTCTAGTCCCTAAAGTGTTAACAAGGAAATTTTTTGACAGCATCAAGAAGCCAAGAGTGCAGCATCTAATAAACAATATACTAACTCCAGTTTCATTTGATTGCGCTCTGCTAAATTTTATTGCTCAATCGTGGTTTGGTTCATCTCATTTACCCCGAATGGTCAGTGACCCAAAATACCTGGTTGATTTTGTTGAAGCCATTATGGAGGTAGTTCCATCCAACTTTCAATTAGCAATTATTGTCTGCAAGCTATTAAGCAACAGTCACAATAATTCTGATGTAAGTTCAGCCAGTCTGTGGTTTTGGGCTTGTTCGAACCTTGTAAATGCAATTTTGAGTTCCGTCCCAATACCACCAGAATATGTTTGGGTCAAAGCTGGGGGTTTCTTACAGAATCCCGTGGGCATTGAGGCAGTCTCTCAAAGATTTTTTGGAAGGGCGCTCTCAGTCTATCCATATTCTATTGAGTTGTGGAAATGTTTCTATAAGCTAAACAAGACCATTGGAGTAGCAAATGATGTTGTGGAAGCAGCAAAAGAAAGGGGTATTAGTATTGAACTTGATTGA